A window of Nicotiana tabacum cultivar K326 chromosome 24, ASM71507v2, whole genome shotgun sequence contains these coding sequences:
- the LOC142178404 gene encoding uncharacterized protein LOC142178404, whose amino-acid sequence MEKNAKDKKILIYGLGPDKYNRIFVCSNVKQIWDALQTAHEGTNQVKRSKIELPIRNYEFFSMKESEPIPDMMTRFTIITNKLKSLEKVFTSEELVGKVLRILPASWESKVTAIQEAKELDKISFDELVGNLKTHEMRKIELRKEEQRKDNALVLKVSEDDESDYNDPDLATFAKFKGFMKNSKSASKRETGNKHKHIDKANYDGCYKCGKLDHMVKNCPMWEIKRRKEPGEDERRGF is encoded by the coding sequence atggagaagaatgcaaaGGATAAGAAAATCCTTATCTATGGACTTGGTCCTGATAAGTACAATAGAATTTTTGTGTGCTCAAATGTGAAGCAGATATGGGATGCACTTCAAACTGCTCATGAAGGAACAaatcaagtaaagagatcaaagATTGAACTACCCATAAGAAACTATGAGTTTTTCTCCATGAAGGAGTCTGAGCCTATCCCGGATATGATGACTAGGTTCACTATAATAACCAATAAACTGAAATCACTTGAAAAAGTATTTACCTCAGAAGAGTTGGTTGGCAAAGTTCTAAGAATCCTTCCAGCTTCATGGGAATCAAAAGTCACTGCAATCCAGGAAGCCAAGGAATTGGATAAAATCTCATTTGATGAGTTGGTTGGAAacttaaaaactcatgaaatgagAAAGATAGAACTGCGCAAAGAAGAACAAAGGAAGGATAATGCCTTGGTTCTTAAAGTATCCGAGGATGATGAATCTGACTATAATGATCCTGATCTAGCAACTTTTGCCAAGTTCAAGGGGTTCATGAAGAATTCCAAAAGTGCATCCAAGAGAGAGACTGGTAATAAGCACAAGCATATCGACAAAGCTAACTATGATGGGTGCTATAAGTGTGGCAAGCTAGATCACATGGTAAAGAACTGCCCAATGTGGGAAATCAAGCGGAGGAAAGAACCGGGGGAAGATGAGAGAAGAGGGTTCTAA
- the LOC142178400 gene encoding secreted RxLR effector protein 78-like translates to MAKAYDRVSWKYLLHVLRKMGFSEYFINMVWNLMSNNWYSVLVNGQSSGFFKSTRGVKQGDPLSPTLFILSAEVFSRSLNKLFEDKSFVGFGMPKWSDPLNHLVYADDTIIFVSAHPPSLSKIMAVLGNYEKISGQMINKD, encoded by the coding sequence ATGGCTAAGGCCTATGATAGGGTTTCATGGAAGTACTTATTGCATGTACTAAGGAAGATGGGATTTTCTGAATACTTCATCAACATGGTGTGGAACTTGATGTCAAATAACTGGTATTCAGTATTGGTGAATGGGCAGTCCTCAGGGTTCTTTAAGTCGACAAGGGGTGTGAAACAAGGGGATCCCCTATCTCCAACATTGTTCATTTTGTCAGCTGAGGTATTTTCCAGGTCTTTGAATAAGCTCTTTGAAGACAAGTCATTTGTGGGATTTGGAATGCCTAAGTGGTCTGATCCTTTAAACCACTTGGTATATGCTGATGATACAATAATCTTTGTATCTGCTCATCCTCCCTCTTTGAGCAAGATTATGGCAGTGTTGGGGAACTATGAGAAGATATCAGGTCAGATGATCAACAAAGATTAG
- the LOC142178403 gene encoding uncharacterized protein LOC142178403, giving the protein MWTTTINCIREAARDVLGVLKCYSGGLKGDWWWNEEVQGKVKAKKAAYLKLVGNTNEEEQRTCRERYKKARKEAKLAVTSANTAAFERLYEDLGAKEATGSCTGSQRDFGFCRRIRSEEVEGAMRKMGRGKATGSDDIPDCNNYRGIKLLSHTMKIWERVVERRVRHSVTISENQFEFIPERSTMETIHLVRRLMEQYRERKKNLHMTRDRVNAGLEVWRQTLESKVFKLISSKTEYLEYKFSDGMHGEGERVKIGTQVIPKRYSFGYLGSIIQGKEEIDEDVTHHIGVGCMR; this is encoded by the exons ATGTGGACCACGACAATAAATTGCATTAGGGAAGCTGCTAGAGATGTGTTAGGGGTATTGAAGTGTTATTCGGGAGGCCTCAAAGGGGACTGGTGGTGGAACGAGGAGGTCCAAGGAAAAGTGAAAGCTAAGAAAGCGGCATATCTGAAGCTAGTGGGGAACACGAATGAGGAAGAGCAGAGGACGTGTAGAGAGCGTTATAAGAAGGCAAGGAAAGAGGCAAAATTGGCAGTCACGTCGGCTAACACTGCAGCTTTTGAGCGGTTGTATGAGGATCTAGGGGCAAAGGAGGCGACAGGAAGTTGTACAG GGAGTCAGAGGGATTTTGGGTTTTGCAGGCGCATTAGGAGCGAGGAGGTTGAAGGGGCAATGCGGAAGATGGGTAGGGGTAAGGCAACTGGGTCTGACGATATTCCA GACtgcaacaattataggggtatcaagctgctgaGCCATACTAtgaaaatttgggagagggtggtggagaggAGGGTGAGACATAGTGTTACTATTTCTGAGAACCAGTTCGAATTTATCCCGGAAAGGTCTACTATGGAAACCATTCACCTTGtgaggagattgatggagcagtatagggaaaGGAAGAAGAACTTGCATATG ACGCGTGACAGAGTTAACGCTGGGTTGGAAGTTTGGAGACAAACGCTGGAGTCTAAAGTTTTTAAGTTGATTAGTTCGAAAACTGAGTACTTGGAGTACAAGTTCAGTGATGGGATGCATGGAGAAGGAGAGAGAGTGAAGATTGgtactcaagtcattcccaaaagATATAGTTTCGGGtatcttgggtctattattcaaggCAAGgaagagattgacgaggatgttaccCATCATATTGGAGTGGGGTGCATGAGATAG
- the LOC142178402 gene encoding uncharacterized protein LOC142178402, with the protein MIQYFEGYKPILITTRVTWQLPFHGWYKCNTERASKGNPGPSSLGFCVRDDEGDVVYARAVDLGVTTNVVAEAKAILQGLEYCVEHDLHPLILETDSLVMKKAIEGEWDPPWIIAQDVKKIIEMKDKFNVIFKHVFREGNSVADFIANIVFSFAGTSEFHPFFELPSAGRRLINLDKSQLPNLRNDVYIKGYSREGSELTRSQKGTISKVGLCLAKPA; encoded by the exons ATGATTCAATACTTTGAAGGATATAAACCTATATTGATCACTACAAGAGTAACATGGCAGCTTCCTTTTCATGGTTGGTACAAATGTAATACTGAAAGAGCTTCAAAGGGCAATCCTGGACCTAGCTCCCTAGGCTTTTGTGTGAGGGATGATGAAGGTGATGTGGTGTATGCTAGGGCAGTAGACCTGGGAGTGACAACTAATGTGGTGGCTGAAGCTAAGGCTATTCTTCAAGGGTTGGAATATTGTGTGGAGCATGATCTTCACCCTCTCATACTGGAGACTGAttcattggtgatgaagaaggCGATAGAAGGGGAATGGGATCCTCCTTGGATAATTGCACAGGatgtgaagaaaattatagagatgAAGGACAAATTCAATGTGATCTTTAAACATGTGTTCAGAGAAGGAAACTCAGTGGcggattttatagctaacattgtATTCTCTTTTGCAGGTACATCTGAGTTTCATCCATTCTTTGAACTGCCTAGTGCAGGGAGGAGGTTGATCAATCTAGACAAATCTCAATTACCTAACCTTAGG AATGATGTCTACATTAAAGGTTATAGTAGGGAAGGATCTGAGCTTACAAGATCACAAAAAGGCACAATTTCAAAGGTTGGtctttgccttgcaaagcctgcttaA
- the LOC142178401 gene encoding uncharacterized protein LOC142178401 gives MLNAREEVEHEIVWELKSGTTNIWHENWTVLGALYHVLPEDFPINEEHIRLNVHYEGSEGYWDRPYWMLNPSGKFSVSSAWKILKHRADPNQEFKLMWIKGFPFKISFFLWRLWRQKIATDDMWKRQGQMVMSRYWCCQQPQEESIEHIFVTSPTASKVWNLFMGAARIFVQLIQLKQIIRHWWYAQCCPKLKPLFQAVPAIITWGALEEKKCR, from the exons ATGTTGAATGCTAGggaagaagtagaacatgagatcGTATGGGAATTGAAGAGCGGAACAACTAATATTTGGCATGAAAATTGGACTGTATTGGGTGCACTTTATCACGTATTACCTGAAGACTTTCCAATCAATGAAG AACATATAAGGCTAAATGTGCACTATGAAGGGAGTGAGGGATATTGGGATAGGCCATACTGGATGCTAAATCCTTCAGGCAAGTTCAGTGTTAGCAGTGCTTGGAAAATATTAAAGCATAGGGCTGATCCTAATCAGGAATTCAAGTTAATGTGGATTAAAGGGTTTCCattcaagatatccttcttcttgTGGAGATTATGGAGGCAGAAAATAGCCACCGATGACATGTGGAAGAGGCAAGGGCAAATGGTGATGTCTAGGTattggtgttgtcagcagcccCAAGAAGAATCCATTGAGCATATATTTGTCACAAGTCCTACTGCCTCTAAGGTATGGAACTTGTTCATGGGAGCTGCTAGAATTTTTGTGCAATTGATTCAATTGAAGCAGATTATAAGGCATTGGTGGTATGCTCAGTGTTGTCCAAAATTAAAGCCACTATTTCAAGCAGTACCAGCTATCATCACTTGGGGAGctttggaagagaagaaatgcAGGTAA
- the LOC107790493 gene encoding secreted RxLR effector protein 161-like, translating into MDDIIFGAINEAMCKEFAEMIGNEFEMSLMGELNFFLGLQIKQTPTRTMIHQQKYIKELLRKFNMDSSKSIDTPIAIATKLDLDEEGKNVEHKLYKGMIGSLLCLTASRSNIVFSVGLCVRFQANPKESHLKAVKRILRYLKGTPDLCLWYPRWYNFELVGYADADYAGFHVDRKNTSGIAHFLGSGLVSWGTKKQNSVVLIYSRG; encoded by the coding sequence ATGGATGATATTATCTTCGGGGCCATCAATGAAGCAATGTGCAAGGAATTTGCGGAGATGATTGGAAATGAGTTCGAAATGAGCTTGATGGGTGAATTGAACTTCTTTTTGGGGCTGCAAATCAAGCAAACACCTACTAGAACCATGATACATCAACAAAAATATATCAAAGAGTTACTAAGGAAGTTCAACATGGACTCCTCTAAGTCTATTGATACCCCCATTGCCATTGCAACAAAGCTGGACCTTGATGAAGAAGGGAAAAATGTGGAACATAAGCTATATAAAGGAATGATTGGGTCACTGTTGTGCCTCACAGCAAGCAGGTCTAATATAGTGTTTAGTGTGGGATTATGTgtaagatttcaggcaaatcccaaggaatctcacctGAAGGCTGTCAAAAGAATACTAAGATATCTCAAAGGGACCCCTGACCTCTGTCTATGGTATCCCAGATGGTACAACTTTGAACTAGTTGGCtatgctgatgctgactatgcaggttttcATGTTGACAGGAAAAACACTTCAGGAATAGCTCATTTTCTAGGTTCTGGTCTGGTGTCTTGGGGAACCAAGAAGCAAAACTCAGTGGTCCTTATCTACAGCCGAGGCTAA